The sequence ACCGCGGCAGGTCGTCGGGGTGCACCACCTGGGTGTGGGCGATCACCGGCCGGCGGTCGCGGGGGCCGTTGCGGGCGGCGGCGTGCTCGACGGCGTCGAGCGCGGCCCGGATGCCGCCGTCGCCGATGGCGTGGACGTGGACCTGGAAGCCGGCGGCGTCGAAGGCGGCGACGGCCTCGGCCAGCTCCTCGGCCGGCCAGTTCGGCAGGCCGCACGAGTGGGGCGCGTCCTCGTAGGGCTCGAGCATCGCCGCCGTGCCCGCCTCGACCACGCCGTCGGCGAAGAACTTGACCGTGCGGGCGGTCACGAGGTCGCCGCCCTCGTCCGCCGCCCTCGCCCTGGCGGCGGCGAACGGCGCCAGCTGGTCCCGCCAGCGGGACGGCGAGGACCGGAAGGCGACGTTCACCCGGCAGGTCAGCCGGCCGGTGGCGGCGAGGTCGAGGTAGACGCCGAGGTCGTCGGGGGCGAGGGCCGCCTCCTGGGCCCACGTGATGCCGGCCGCGGCCATGAGCGGCAGCGCCCGGCCGAGCCCGTCGCCCTTCTCCGCCGCCGTCGGCGCCGGGACGAGCTGGGCCACCAGCTCGGCCGCCGACTCGAGCAGCGCGCCGAGCGGCCGGCCGTCGGCCCGGCGGACGATCGTGCCGGCCGGCGGGTCGGGCGTCCGCTCGTCGATGCCGGCGGCGGCCAGCGCGGCCGAGTTGGCCCAGGCCGTGTGGTGGTCGGTCGCCCAGATCAGCGCCGGCCGGTCGGGCACGGCCCGGTCGAGCACCTCGGCGTCGCCGTTGCCGCCGGGCAGGAGCGAAGGCTCGTAGCCGCCGCCGGTGACCCAGGCCTTGCCCGGGTTGGCCGCCGCGTACGCGCGCAGCCGGTCGAGCACCTCGTCCACCGAGGCCGACCCGCCGATCGGCGCGTCGCCGAGCTCGGTGCCGCCGTACAGCGGGTGGATGTGGCCGTCGTGGAACCCGGCCACCAGGCAGCCGCCGGCCAGGTCCACGACCTCGGTGGCGCCGTCGCGCCGCTCGAGCGCCTCGCCGTCCAGCGCGACCACCCGCCCGCCGTCGACGGCCGCGGCCTCGGCGCGGGGGCGGCCCGGGTCGCCGGTCAGGATGGTCCCACCCGTGAAGATCATGCGCCCCGGAATCCCAGCAGATTCGCAGAGCGTGCGGGTGGACGGCAAGCGATCTCGTCGTGCCGGTGCCCTTTTGCCTCGCTATCGCTCGCCGGCCGGGCCGTTCGTGGCCGAGTTCGCACCGGCGGCGCGCAGCCCGGCCCGCACCAGGTCGGGGGTCAGCGGGAACCGGTCGAACCACACGCCGGTGGCGTCGTGGAGGGCGGCGACGACGGCCGGGGCCAGCGGGATCATCGGCATCTCGGCCATCCCCCGCGCCCCCCACGGCCCCTGCGGGTCGGGGATCTCGAGCACCACGCTCTCGACCCGGTCGGGCACGTCGCCGATGCCGGGGATCAGGTAGGTCGACAGGCGGGGGTTCAGCACCCTGGCCGCCTCGACCCGGAGGTGCTCGGTGACCGCGTACCCGTAGGCCTGCACCACGCCGCCCTGCACCTGGCCCTCGACCAGCTTCGGGTTGATCGCCCGGCCCACGTCGCCGGCGTTCACCACCTCGTGGACGACGACGTGGCCGGTCTCGACGTCCACGGTGACATCCACCGCCTGCGCGACGTACCCGAACGTGATGTTGCCGTCGGCCCGGCCCGTCTCCGGGTCGAACGGCTCGGTCTGCCTGGGCGTGAAGCGGACGTGGCCGACGGCCGGCCGGTCGCCCTCCCGCCACCGCTTCTCGGCCTCCGCGGCCGCCCCGAGCACCGAGTTGCCGGCCATGAACGTGAGGCGGGAGGCCGAGGCGCTGCCCGAGTCGCCCGAGGTGGCCGTGTCCGAGAAGTGGCACCGCACCCGGTCGACGGGCAGGCCGGTGGCCTCGGCCGCCATCTGGCGGATGGCGGCGTGCGTGCCCTGGCCGACCTCGGCGGCGGCGTGGAACAGCTCGGCCGAGTCGGGCTCGTCGCCGTCGCCGTGGAGCACGACGGTGGCCTCGCAGCGCTCCGGGAACCCGTAGGCGAACCCGACGTTCTTGAACGCGCACGCGAAGCCCCGCCCCCGCCGCAGCGCGCCCGGCTCGGGCGGCAGCGAGGCGATCGGCCGCACCGGGGGCCGGTCGGGCAGCGGCCCGCCCCACCCGGCCGCGCCCGCGCACGCGTCGACGACCTCGGCGATCGTGCAGCCCGGCGGCATCGGGACGTGGCTGATGCCGACGTCGCCCTCCCGCAGCACGTTGCGGCGCCGCAGCTCCACCGGGTCCATGCCGAGCGCGGCGGCCAGCTTGTTCAT comes from Acidimicrobiales bacterium and encodes:
- a CDS encoding amidohydrolase; protein product: MIFTGGTILTGDPGRPRAEAAAVDGGRVVALDGEALERRDGATEVVDLAGGCLVAGFHDGHIHPLYGGTELGDAPIGGSASVDEVLDRLRAYAAANPGKAWVTGGGYEPSLLPGGNGDAEVLDRAVPDRPALIWATDHHTAWANSAALAAAGIDERTPDPPAGTIVRRADGRPLGALLESAAELVAQLVPAPTAAEKGDGLGRALPLMAAAGITWAQEAALAPDDLGVYLDLAATGRLTCRVNVAFRSSPSRWRDQLAPFAAARARAADEGGDLVTARTVKFFADGVVEAGTAAMLEPYEDAPHSCGLPNWPAEELAEAVAAFDAAGFQVHVHAIGDGGIRAALDAVEHAAARNGPRDRRPVIAHTQVVHPDDLPRFAKLGVIANFEPLWAQLDPVMVDLTEPRLGAERSRWQYPIGAIARSGATVGFGSDWPVSSLVPTEGMAVAVTRRTPDGVPPDGWLPEQRVTSDLAVAAYTAAGAWQAFAEADAGAVTPGRRADLCLLADDPTTVGEGDLAGLPVLGTWLGGREVFRR
- a CDS encoding xanthine dehydrogenase family protein molybdopterin-binding subunit encodes the protein MTVGAPLPRPDAAAKVTGEAAYPADLCPEGALHAKVVFSDEPHARMRSMDTSAALAVPGVVAVLTAADVPVNEYGLTMFDQPVLVGPGGGGGGSTVPGDVSRWEADHVAVVVAETAEAAATAAGLIEMDWERLPVVADLETALRDEVLLHPERSDSNAYHRYRIRKGDVAAGWAAADVVVEGRYVVPYQEHAYLQPEAGFAYVDEQGRVTVVCAGQWAHEDREQIAHALDLPAEQVRVIYPAIGGAFGGREDMSIQIVLALAAWRLHQAGDDRPVFTRWSREESIVGHHKRHTGVVHARLGATRDGRVTVVEADCLLDAGGYNYTSNKVLGNLHLTVAGPYDVPNARIDSAAVYTNNVPGGAFRGFGAPQGAFVAETQMNKLAAALGMDPVELRRRNVLREGDVGISHVPMPPGCTIAEVVDACAGAAGWGGPLPDRPPVRPIASLPPEPGALRRGRGFACAFKNVGFAYGFPERCEATVVLHGDGDEPDSAELFHAAAEVGQGTHAAIRQMAAEATGLPVDRVRCHFSDTATSGDSGSASASRLTFMAGNSVLGAAAEAEKRWREGDRPAVGHVRFTPRQTEPFDPETGRADGNITFGYVAQAVDVTVDVETGHVVVHEVVNAGDVGRAINPKLVEGQVQGGVVQAYGYAVTEHLRVEAARVLNPRLSTYLIPGIGDVPDRVESVVLEIPDPQGPWGARGMAEMPMIPLAPAVVAALHDATGVWFDRFPLTPDLVRAGLRAAGANSATNGPAGER